Proteins encoded in a region of the Solanum dulcamara chromosome 9, daSolDulc1.2, whole genome shotgun sequence genome:
- the LOC129902180 gene encoding uncharacterized protein LOC129902180, protein MSSLTLKPTFLLQSYGSSSVGSRRRLCSLISFQKKTFRKQKFTLRAQSIDSPQNNNENDTKSPNGSMHKSRREILLEYVQNVQPEFMELFVKKAPQQVVEAMRQTVTNMIGTLPPQFFAITVTMVAENLAQLMYSVLMTGYMFRNAQFRLELQQSMEQAALPEAQEEKDSPDYASGTQKKVTGEVIRWNNVTGPEKIDALKYIELLEAEVEELNRQMERKSGNGYNELLEYLKTLEPQNIKELTSTAGEDVVLAMNAFIKRLLAVSDPSQMKTSVTETSAPELAKLLYWLMVVGYSIRNIEVRFDMERVLGTPPKLAELPPGENI, encoded by the exons ATGTCCTCGCTGACGTTGAAACCAACGTTTCTGTTACAGTCTTATGGTTCTTCATCTGTCGGAAGTCGACGGCGGCTTTGTTCTCTGATTAGCTTCCAGAAGAAAACATTTCGCAAACAAAAATTCACTTTGAGAGCTCAATCCATCGATTCACCTCAAAATAACAACGAAAATGATACCAAATCTCCCAATGGCTCTATG CACAAGAGCAGAAGGGAAATTCTATTGGAGTATGTGCAAAATGTACAACCAGAATTCATGGAGTTGTTTGTGAAAAAGGCACCACAACAG GTAGTTGAGGCAATGCGCCAAACAGTGACAAATATGATTGGAACATTACCTCCACAATTTTTCGCCATTACTGTAACCATG GTCGCTGAAAATCTTGCTCAGCTTATGTATAGTGTGTTGATGACTGGATATATGTTTAGGAATGCTCAATTTCGGTTAGAATTGCAACAAAGTATGGAACAGGCTGCCCTTCCTGAAGCACAGGAGGAAAAG GATTCACCAGATTATGCATCTGGTACCCAGAAAAAGGTGACTGGAGAAGTCATAAGGTGGAATAATGTTACAGGTCCTGAAAAAATAGATGCTTTGAAGTATATCGAGTTACTTGAAGCAGAAGTGGAGGAATTGAATCGTCAAATGGAAAGGAAATCTGGTAATGGTTATAATGAGCTGTTGGAATATCTAAAGACTCTTGAGCcccaaaatatcaag GAGCTAACCAGTACAGCTGGAGAAGATGTTGTGCTCGCCATGAATGCTTTCATTAAGCGCCTCTTAGCTGTTTCAGATCCTAGTCAAAtgaag ACTAGTGTAACTGAGACAAGTGCCCCAGAACTTGCCAAACTCCTTTATTGGCTCATGGTGGTTGGTTATAGCATAAGGAATATTGAAGTCCGCTTTGATATGGAACGGGTACTAGGTACTCCTCCAAAGCTCGCTGAGCTGCCTCCGGGTGAAAATATTTAG